The following is a genomic window from Chaetodon trifascialis isolate fChaTrf1 chromosome 13, fChaTrf1.hap1, whole genome shotgun sequence.
CTatgaaaatcaaataaagaTTTCATAGTCTTTATATTGTAATGTAGACCTTGTGTTTTCCGGTTAGAAATGCAAAGCAGTTTTCAGATCATTGGAACATTCACAGCTTCTCTCACTGCCCACAGTTGGTCCAAACCCAGTGCCCTACAGACCAAGTTGATTGCATTATTATTGCCCAGTTGCAGGTTAGGTTTTCCATTTAGTCCTGTTGAACTATGAGTGAAATATCAATCAAGGTTCCAACCAATATTGAAGAAAAACCATCATAACTTCTCTTTGGTTTCCAAGCTATTAATAAAATCTACATTTCCCAGAAGTGTGATAAGCATCTTTCCTTATTTAACTAAAATCAGATGTTAGACTTACTGAGCAGTAATAGGATGCCTCCCAGTATTCCCAGGATTACAGGCAGTCCGGTCTCACCAGCCACACGCATGCAGTGCACCTGTTCCCCTTTGCAGTCGCACACTGTGGCCTGGACAGTACTGTCCTGCTCTAGACCCTGGTTGTCTGAAACCCTCAGGACCACAGTGTACTCTCCACTGGCCAGCTCAGTGGCTAAATTCAAAATGATGCCTGTTCCTgtaacaaagaagaaaacagaggaacaTTTAATTTACAACCCCTCTACTGTCTGAGTTTTTTGGCAGAAACGCTCAATGTGGAAGACAAATTTTAAGTTTCTCATAGAACTGACTATTTGATTGGATGGTATTAGATTGTGCCCTGCTATGTTTAAAAACAACTTCACCAAGACACCAAAAAGGTTTAATTTTCAGTCATgtatattaatattttacatactAGAGTCGTTCATCCTAGCAGTCCAGTTGGTCTTTGACAAGCCCTGTAAGGAGACGCTGTATGGAGCAGCAAAGCCTGGTCCATCTTTATCTGttactgacagcagctgaggagcCGTTTCCTTGTTACACACCTGAGAAAACACAATGTCAGATTCAAGCCTTTGTTTATACTGATCATATTAGTGCAGGCCAGTACTTCTACCTCTGCAGCTAATCATTTAATTGCTGACTCGACTACAGTCATTTAGTCACATCTTCAATATCAGTGTAATTTCAATGACAACCACCACAAAAAATTAGCTGCCAAAAGCAGCCAAAACATGTCATTCTGAAATTTCATCTACATTAAGATTtctcaaaaacaagacaactGTTACACTTTTGTGAAAGGAGACACACCTTGATTTGACGTTCCTCAATGGTGGGTGGATTGTCATTGACATCTTCAAGCTTGATCACTAGAGTACCAGTTCCTGTGGCTGGGACGTCGTCTGGTGAGGGAGCAGACatacacaggcaaacacacatcaggagAGCTACATTCACTCAGTTCTAGGGAAGCAGTGATATCAGAGTAAGATAAAGTCCATCTTTAGATCATTTGTTGGTCCTAAAGCAGAAATGGGAATTGATAAAGGTTTTATTGATAACAATGCCATTAACAAATCTGCTTATCGGTCCAATTTCTTATCAATCCCCTTATTGATTCCTTAACAATTTTAGTCAAGCTGGCTGTAGCCAAGAGCTAGTTGTAGCAACAGTCTATCTGTCATTGAAAATCGGTGAAATGAGagaatttagaaaaaaacaaacaggataaCAGGATAATTACTAAAGGTAAAAGATGTGCTGCTCAGTTGGGAAACAGGGGCAATACATGGCATTCCTGGAATTTATGCCCATGTTGTGTAGAAAGATGTTTCAGtttattgctgttgtttccACCCTTACTTAAAATTATGAATTTAGACATTACAACTGGCACTGTGGTCATCTTTCCTGATGAAATGAAGTTCCTAATTTCATATGAAGACCGTTTGCTCCCTTCTTATTGCAAATTTTCAGCAGTGTAGATGTTGATGTCATTGTTTTGCAATATGCAACTGGCAGAAAACATGCCTGCATCGATAAAAGGAATTGATAAGCTTGGAAGCTTATGATTCTCATGAACTGGACAATTTGGAACAGGTTCTCAATGGTTCCGTTTCTTGATTCTCATCTCAACCCTAAAGGACTTCTGAAAACaatagtttgtgtgtgtaagtctTGCCTCCCACTTACCATTGTCATATGCACCAATCAATACTGTGTATGTGTCATCCTTGACGAAGGCAGACTCTCTATCCATGGTGTGTCTCACCGTAATCAGGCCTGTCTCTTTTGCCACATTCAGCCACCCTGCAGGATCTCTAATCATTCTATACCTGGATATATACAAGAATCACAGCAAAACGATTACACGTAAAGCTTCACAATTGGATATTCACAGACCTCAGTTGATATTCAATATATACCAAAtgtgttctttttgttttgcatggaCATAGGAGTAAATATAAGTTAgacacatttcatattttcatttttctttgccGAAATGCTTCGGAATCTATTTGGAaggcacatttaaaacaaaaagaatgtGAATCCTCAATATCAAGCAAAGTGATGCAGTGGATATCAACAGCTACTGAATGGAAAGATCTGAACACAGATTATGTGTAGGAGCTGCTTGACAGAAATCTGAGTGTTTGCTGAGGCTGACTGTGAGTGTGGgccagaggacaaacagctgaGGTGAACATGGGATGCACATTTGTCGTTTCTTAGAGGTGCAGCCTGTCTCTtctcagacagaaaacacagaaaatattctATAGAACCACAGATAGGTTTCATAACTTAATATTAATATCAGCGTAAAGAAAATTACACAAAAACCCTTTAACTAACTTTTGCAACACACAACTTTAAATGTAAACCTTGTCTGCACTTTTTTagtttctattatttatttaagaatAGTTGAACCAGCGCAAAAAAGTCCAAGCAGTAAATTGACAAtgacaagattttttttccatactTCGTAATTATTCATATTTAATAAGGCTTAATAAGATTTTGAGCACCCTTCTCCTCCACCATAACTATGGTTTCTTGTTTGGTAATGAAACATCAGAACTGTAGTATCCAAGTATTGACAAAGAATGTGCTGAAAATTACAGGATGGAGGATTTGCACCCTGTACATAAGCTTTATCTCATTCAGTAAAATCTGTTACATTTTATCCCAAGTAATGCAGCCATCATGAGCAGGCTCAGTAGATTTGGTGAACTGCACATCCGAAGTTAGAGAACTAAAAGAGGACACCTGAAGCTTGTTTAATGATCttctttttccagttttctctAGCAGTGGATAATCTTGTGTTTTAAATACATGTTCAAAGTGAAAATCAGGGTTTGATCTTACATGACTTTCTGTTTCCGTGCAGTGTCTGGGTCAGAAGCAATGTACCGCACCACTTCACTGCCAGTGGCAAGGTCCTCCTTTTTTGACACGAGCTTCTCTACTGGATCAAAGATTGGAGCTTCATTGACGTCCTCCACAGTCACCACTacagtggcagtggcagtgggCAGCGGAGTGGCGAAAGGAATCTCATTTTCCACGGCAACCAACAGAGTGTGCTTGCTGCTCCTCTCAAAGTCCAGACCCTGGTTGGAAGGGAGGAAAAGCACGGCAGCACAATGTATTAGACAAATGTCTTGCGAGTCATTCTGCTTTACAACCAAAACATAACTTCCttcaaaactgaaattaaatatttattgacctATCTAACAACATTAACCTTGTGGTTTATTTGAGAATTCTTGGTTTATGTCCTACCTTGGCTGTAGAAATGATTCCTTCATGtttgttacttcctgttttaacGGTGAAAAGTCCTCCAGGATCACCACCAACAATGGTGAACTTGGCATTCCAGGCTGGAGAATGTGGCTCATCACCATCTGTCACTGACATCGTAATGACTTGAATGTCCACTTTATTTTCTGCAACTGTTGCCTCGTACTGGGAGAATGCAAGGGATGTGTtaaaagtgtgtgagagtgtgaaacaaacatggaaaacaaggactgaaaaatgttgtttcttgttgactaacaaaaacacacacacacacacacacacacacacacacacacacacacacacacacacacacacacacacacacatatatttgtgctgctgctggtagaTTTTAATCAGAACAGGGACTTTTTTAATGCAACTTGTAACACCAAAAATACTACAGTCACTTAATGCTAATGATATGTGATCCCTTGCCCTTAGAAGTAACATTAGCAAGCTAGCCATATATCGGGGATCgaactgccccccccccaaaaaaagaataaataaatacatattttactAATATGGCAAGATTATTAATACTTAGTTTGTGACAGCCACCTAATTtgcaaaatgaaacagaaatgcatgaagaaatgtaaatatatacacacacacacacacacacacacacacacacacacacacacacacacacacacacacacacacacacacacacacatatatacacacacacacacacacacacacacacacagaaataagtAAGTTTGGGGAAATAAATTGGGGGAAATGCACAGGGGAAATAAATGATATAAATAagaatgtaaataaatacattttaaaataaataaattactaCATATAATGGAAAATTAGATGTACTTCAAATACTTAACTAAATTATCACATTTTATGAATTAATGTCTATATCTATTTTGAACAGTAATTTTGGTACGTTTAATGGCATATTAATTATTTATggattaatttttttttcattttagcacTTCAGTCCTCCATCAACACATACTCTGATCTGCTCCAATACATAAGCAGATTAAGGTATTGTTAAATCAATTCAGTACAGTTTTtgtaatgttgtgtttttggaaaGGTGGCATAAATCAGCCCCATAAGCACTGCTTCAGCATAGTCAGACCTCTGGAGCTTGACAGATCTGCTGTGCCTCTTTATGattgctaagctatgattggacaattgCTCTTTGGGGTAGGGATTCAGAAAACAGTACATATCCAGTGTCAAGTATGTTGTACTTACAGTGGGTTGAGTGAAGGCCGGAGCATTGTCGTTACTATCTGTGACAGTAAGGATCACTTTGGCTTCTCCACTTGACCCTTCTCCCACCATATCTGCTGCTTGCACCACCAGAGTGTACTTTGGGtatttctgttaaaaaacacagtttaacaCATTAGTTCGAAGGCTTTTGAGCCATCATGTTAAAGACTCGGAGCAGAATCAGTTAGAAATTTCTCTTCTTAAAGTTCAAAAAGACATCTAAAAAAAAGTGTGCCTTTTCATAGGGTTTAGATGTGCTTTCAGTTACTTGAAATCCATGGCAAGACATAGCCTTCAACCTGAGCATAAACCCTAAATATATGCTGATGAAAAGGTGGTCCTACATTccttatttcatttgtttcttatGACTAACACAAAATCCGTATTTATGGCCCCATGTCTTTGTGACCAGGTGACCAAATGgaacaacaatttttgaaactggtttaatattttcacaccTTCCATATATGTCAACGAAAAGTTGtctctgacaacattatggaaaggttCCCAAAAGAGATACAAATTCTTCCACAACAGTTTCCATAATCTGTAGATTGATTGTGTGAGTTTAATCAGTAGTTTCATGAACCAGTTtgaaagcagaacaaaaacCACCTTGTAAGTCCATTTTGGTGCAGTTGTTTGGTCTGCACCAGAGCTTGCATGAAAGCATTTACACTAGCTTAACTGAACCAGGAAAGATGGGAAAACAGGAATATCAACAGTTAGTTGTAGAAACATGCCAAGACAAGTGAAATGGGTTTTATAAGCCTCACCTCTCTGTCTAGTCTACCGACATTGACTCTGATGAACCCAGTGACTGGGTTGATGTCAAACAGATCGTCACTGGGCAACTCAGGGTCCTGGCTTAAAATACGATAGCGAATATCCGAGTTGTCATTATTTGGCTCGTCCGCATCTGTGGCCGTAACCTTAATCACCTCATAGCCTGGAAAAAGGAAAGATAGAAGGGGAAATTAAGTACAAAGGCTTCCAAAAGTATTCAGAGCACTTCATTAAAGAGGTgatttagaaaataaataatgtccTGAGCAGCGtccaaatttatttatttataatttattaTATCAAAGTTTAGACCAAACAGtggcagctctgtcctgctcttgTTCAACAGTATGCTTCACTTTTACAAGACTGGATATCTTTCTCAGGCTTAAATGAGATTCACTAACAGTACCTTTTGGTGAGGCCTCAGGAACATCCCCCAGAAAGGTGGCTTGAGTGAAAACAGGTTTGTTGTCGTTCTGGTCAATGACATTCACGACAATATCCATTGGCTCTTCTGCATTTTTTGCACCATCTGCCACAGCATGCGCTTGAAActgcacacaaatgcatttgTATTATAACACTGTACATGCCAGAACAATTCTTACAGATGCTTTCATTCCATATTACTAGAGCAtagaggaggcagaggacaTTCCTGTCACTGGTGGTGGCACACCAAGATAGGAAGTGAAAAGAATACTGTTAGCAAGTactgtaaatatacagtacatttaaacAATGAAGGATTTTTTGGACAAAGGAAATGGAGACATAACACATCTGAATGCATACACACAATGGCTGTTGAGGAACATCGAATGTAACCATAGCTTTTGCATATATGAGAAAACTCCATCATGCATCTTTGGTTATTTACAATAATTTCTATCTATTTGTCTGttctttttaaagaagaaaactATGGAGATTACAGACTGTACTAGGCATTGTGATCTCACAGGCCTGTGAAATGTCCTGTCAGTTTTTAATTCAGTGGGCAGTTTATCTGTCCTAAAAACGTTTTGGACAAAAACGTTTTATCTTACAGTGAGAGGCTTTGATCTTACCTATCTGACTCTGAAAAGTGGCcaaatgcatgtatgtataatactgacagcagagaggatgctTACCGTGTACTTGGCTTGTGCCTCTCTGTCCAGTGGTTGTGTGAGGTACAGATTACCAGTGTCTCTGTCCATAGTGAAGAGACCAAAAGGTTCCTCATCAGCTCCTGGACCAGTGATGCTGTAATAGATCTTCTTTATTTTATCTTCACTAGAACGGATCTGGAACAAAAAACAGCAGGCCAGAGTTACACCACTATCACTGACTACAACAATCATTTATAACATTGTGAAACAATTTCAATTACAGTAAGGATGTTGTGTAGATGATTTGATTTGTGCTGCATTTAAATGTCCAAGGCGAGAACAACTTAGCTCTCTCACATTAATACAAGGAAACAATGTTTTGATTTCTCCCAACAGGACAATTAAAACTATT
Proteins encoded in this region:
- the LOC139341582 gene encoding B-cadherin-like, producing the protein MGTARIAGLAVLIVVFQASALVTTEEPTCTPGFQTDVLILKVARKHLNRGMKLGKVDFTHCTDRTRFLFISDDPRFMVQTDGTMIVKRPVFLHDGHRDFSIHSLDSQRSKITLPVRVLYHEHRHENHHQIAEHHHEDHKHHNQQHHLAEVDSANDMEVPVIQFPVSGKGLRRRKRDWVIPDINVAENDRGPYPLKVTQIRSSEDKIKKIYYSITGPGADEEPFGLFTMDRDTGNLYLTQPLDREAQAKYTFQAHAVADGAKNAEEPMDIVVNVIDQNDNKPVFTQATFLGDVPEASPKGYEVIKVTATDADEPNNDNSDIRYRILSQDPELPSDDLFDINPVTGFIRVNVGRLDREKYPKYTLVVQAADMVGEGSSGEAKVILTVTDSNDNAPAFTQPTYEATVAENKVDIQVITMSVTDGDEPHSPAWNAKFTIVGGDPGGLFTVKTGSNKHEGIISTAKGLDFERSSKHTLLVAVENEIPFATPLPTATATVVVTVEDVNEAPIFDPVEKLVSKKEDLATGSEVVRYIASDPDTARKQKVMYRMIRDPAGWLNVAKETGLITVRHTMDRESAFVKDDTYTVLIGAYDNDDVPATGTGTLVIKLEDVNDNPPTIEERQIKVCNKETAPQLLSVTDKDGPGFAAPYSVSLQGLSKTNWTARMNDSRTGIILNLATELASGEYTVVLRVSDNQGLEQDSTVQATVCDCKGEQVHCMRVAGETGLPVILGILGGILLLLMLVLLLLLLARRRRGEKKEPLLQDDDIRDNIYYYDEEGGGEDDQDYDLSVLHRGLDNRPEVFRNDVMPNFMPAPQYRPRPANPEEIGNFIDDNLKAADNDPTAPPYDSLLVFDYEGGGSDAGSLSSLNSSSSGDQDYDCLSEWGPRFKKLADMYGGGEDDML